ATTTGTAGTAACCGTCGCTGGAAGGGATCCTTGTGTTTTCTTCGGCGTTGTGATCATCAGTGGATGTAAAGTTGATTGTGAAAAACGTGTGGGCAGATGCCTTCATCAGTTCACCAAAAATTCTGTCACAGATCGAACAGCTGGTAACTGACATGACAACGTTTATTGGAGACTTCTTAGATTGATTCTTCACcacttgaagtaaaaaaattttatagtcgTTCGTAATCCAATCCTCGTATCTGAGTATATCTTGTCGAAGTAAATTCGGTGGAAAATTTATGTACTCGATTTCCTGAGCTCGACCAGCATCAACTGACATTGAGATGAGCGTTGTAATAAGACAAAAAATCAACTTCGTCATCCTGTCTACACTGATCAAAATCCCAGTGTGGAATGAAAAGACTTTTCAATATAACACTTGAGAATGCAATACAACTGCAGTGTGCGGGTATTGTGATATCTGATTGTATCACGTCTCGTGTCCGTAATGTTCTGTTATCAACATTCGATAGAATATTCATATCCCAGCTGTCAACGATTTGGTAAATGTGAAATATTGTCGAGAAATGCGATGCGACGTGTACAGGAATGTGCTTAAATATCTGGTTCATATCTGATTCCAAGTTACTTTGTTATGCTATAATAGCTCCGCCTATTGAAATCGGTTTTTCGAATTCATACTCAATACTCGCTTATTCAAGTCATctagtttgaattataaatataatacatacaagATAAATTTCTCGAATTGAGAACTTGAATTTACATAAAAGGAGAAAGATTTTCTTGTAATCGATACTCGAAAGAAaacactttttcattttcgagtgattgattaaaaaaatgttgctcCAAGATAGaaaacaattaatttctcCATACTCATTTCACTATTTGGAAAACAACTGTAAACTGTAGATTATATTCACGTTGACCATTTTCAAGGACAATTTCGTCTTGTCGATACTCGATGACAAACAAACATTCTTGATCTCTTGAAACAGTCTAATCGATAAACTGTTGATATTTGATAAGCTCGGAGTATCCAAAGTCACAATCAATAAGCCAAATAACTATTAACTTTCCcgacaaattgaaaatatagagattgcaaaaaaaaaaataccgccTATCAAAAATCCAAACATTCTCgtgcttattttcatttctatctaCTGCATCTCATAACAAGAATTCTACTTTTATGAAATTCTATATGTGTTTAAGTTTTTGAAATCGTGAgccttaatttttattcatactttCTGCAAAGTTAATGTTACGAAATCTATTAAAAAGCAAATTCACCACGTCGCGAGTTCCGATTGCTCCACTAACACACAGCATTTCTGCAAATAAAATTCCCACTAATCGGTGTTTCTTGTGGCATTATCTTACTCCTCGACGATATATCCTATAAGCGTATCAAGTAACGCCATGCAGCACTCGTTTAACAATAAACCGTGGCGTCTTGCGCAATTTCCAACAAGTATACGGATAATCCTACCGAAGGTTCTCGCCCCTGATTGTAAGAGTGTAAATGCTGAGAAGTAGGAGTAGAATAGTGATCATTTTAGTATATAAGTAGATCCGTATCTCGTTAGATCATCATTCGCCTGTTTTCACCATAAACCAGTTGCACCATGTTCAAGGTAGGTGCATATTGCTTATCATCTATACCATACCGAACACGTTTCACCGTCATGATAGAACTTGTGATACTTAAATTTAGGAATTTATCTAGTTCTTTTAACAATTCGagataattcgaaaacattAGTTAAATCTTCCGAGAGCAATTTTCAcaattgataattttcttctaCTAATCAGgatggaaattattttctataagCAAAGCCGTCTCTCAGAAGAATCTTCATTTGGGTCTTTCTTGATTCCTTGGATCTCTCTAAAGACAAGAAACAACACGATCAAATCcttcaataaataactctaaacgcgtttttttacttcagtTCACTATATCCTCGTTAGAAATTGTCACAATCAAGACACCATTGTTGAATAGTTTCAAAGAATCTTCATAATCATCCCATGTGCTGAAATAATTTGCTCTACCCAATCACAACGAGCCTCTTCTTCCACATGAAATCATATTTTCGAAATACCAAAATCTAGGTTTATTCAGTTTTCCTCGAATCTTCCTATAACCATAACACAAATGAAACCAAGTGATTCACCCATGGATTCTCCTTCTCCAAACATCAATACAAccaatatttaataatttcagttCGTGGCCCTCGCCGCCATTGTGGCAGTAGCGTACGGTGATTACCTGCGAAACTCTGAGCACTCGGTGGAAGTGTCACCATCGCTGACCTCGCATCCATCGAACATCCTTCGGGGTCCAGGAAACCTAGCCCAGGTCTCGACCTACTCGAAGACGATTGAGACGCCGTATTCGACCCAGAGCAAATCGGACGTGCGCATAAGCAACCCGACCGTCGTCTACTCCCACTCCACTCCGTACTCACCGGCGCCGAGCGTCTCCCACGTGACCTACAACGCAGGGCCCGTTGCCTACGCAACGGCCCCGAGTTTGGGCCAGAGCGGCGCCTATGGGCCCTCGTACTCGGCCGACCACGCCGTTGGATCCTCGCACGAAAGCACCGTCAAGTCTCTCGACGGAAGCCACGCCGTCACTCACTACAGCAAAGCCGTCGACACCGCTTTCTCAAGTGTCCGGAAGTCCGACGCCCGGCTTACCAACGACGCCAAGATCCTCTCCACCGCCTACGCCGCCCCCGGAAGTACCGGCCACCTCAGTCCCGTTGTCGCCTATTCCGCCGCCCCCGACGTCGCTCGAACCACCTTCACTGGGCTCGGAACCGAGTACAATTGGTAGGGTGAAAACGGTACCGGACTCGTTAAATGCTCCTGGTTAATTACTAGATCATCATACGTGTGGCTATCATTGTGTGGTATTATATTTAAGGTAGATTGGcaataaatatacgtatatatcctCTTGAAACTTAAACTTGGTGTATTATTTATGGGTACATTTGACTCTAGATCATTACTCCTTATTAGTAGTGTATATAGAGGGTGGTCTGAAAAGTTTTCGACATAACAAAGGTACaaagcattttttttgtttaatttactttcatttttctacataTAAGTCTTCTTGTAAGTCTACACACGTTGAAGTCGAAAACTTTTCGGATCACCCGGTTTGGAACTGATTCTATGTATAAAGTTCGTGATACTTAAGGAACTTTTCCTCAAAGAAAGGATACGAATGTCGCTTTAAGGAAAGTACAGTCTGGACTTCTAACACTAtgtgatattgaattttcaaattgattgtTGAAATCGTTCTACACGTGATGGTCCACACAATCAACACAGTGCAGcctcagaaaagaaaaagaacgttTGCGTAAGGGAAATTCATCTCTTCTACATAAGTTTGTACACAACTGTTTCTCAGTaagtatttcaatttcagattATGGTAAAATCTACTGAAATAGAGTGAAACTTAGTCAGATCATCTCGTTATTGCTGCACAAACTTCGATcacagaatttgaaatattttgaaactatAAGCACCAAGTCACGTGACAAATAAAAACCAAATTCACCGAGTGATTTGGTgcttagtttttattttttactttttattttattacgaaGTAGAGAATTGAATTTCGCTCAATTTCTTCCGAATCTCCGTCTGAAATAAATACTTCTGCGTAAGAGGTGTGACTAAGTATTGCTAAACAATACGAATGCTTTGCTTGTAAACTTGAATTAGAGCCAAGGAATGCATATAATCAACATGACACCGTTGCACAATATCTTGCAGAAGTGATCTTTTGACTATAGAACGTGTTATGTATTACACGTAATACAGGTTCACGTCAGAAGTGAACGGTGAACTAGATTTCACTCGCACCCCTTTCTGTGCCCCAGTTTCATCGAACCACTGAATGTATCGACTATCGATGCATGGAGCTGTATGGGTGAGTTGAAAGTGAgaatgtgaataataattggcGAGTCGTTCTTCGAACGACGACCACATGGTTAACGCCCAACGTGTTCCAAGGAGGATGAATATCGAGCCTTGACGAAAAGAATGACGGATATGTGCCCGACAGGAAGTCGATGAAATAGCTCAAAGTGTTGTGCAGAAAGTGGATCGTGCGATACGCTTCTCGAATTTCAAAAGTCGATGCAACATTcccagaaatttttctgcacTCGACGAATGAGGAAAAGAAGTGAGAGAGCCGCTAGGCTCCAGTCAATGTCATAATTCGAAGCCGAAACAGAGCCAGAAAGTCTGATTCCTCCACTTACCACTTGCCATTCAGGCTGCACAATAATCGCCTGCAACATGCGTCCGTCAAGTCTAAAGAAAGCTGACTTGATCGAACTCGCAATCGCTTTATAGCTCCGCATGTAATTGAAAAGAAAGTGGAAAACCGAACTAGAGGAGGAGCGATTGCAATCGGTAATGAGTGAAATGAGTCAAGGTCACTACGTTGACGGAATAACTCATCATCCGTCGGACGAATTACGTGCCGAAAGTACAGCTTTCAGATTTcgataaatcattcaattgcaaaaatttaatcaagtgTTTTGCCGAATGCTTTGACATTCTTAAAGGCCTTTTACGTTTCGCGAAACAcgcgaaaaaacaaacattgtTCAGAGTGATGGTAGAAAACTTGAATGGCCGATTGATAGAAgtgcaaaaatattgaattttcaaaaacacaaaaatctAATTCGTTAAATTATGAAAACGTGAAAGTCCAagtatagaaaattaaaaatacagaaCGACAAAATCTAGATTCTGCATATGAATCTATATTATCGAGACaaattctgacgattctacATTTTGTCATTCTACATACTgatctttctatttttctacttcttcgTACCTCGACTTTCTCCATTTCTCAATTCTAtaaatctaattttcacttaaaaattcgatattatgGTCCTTCTATTTTGCTGCTCTCttcatatatttaatataattagCATATATTTTTGCAACAGTATTCCGAGTCTCCGATCTCCTCCTGGACTCTCCTCGGACGTTCCAGATACTCCGGTATTGGCCAAACGTCGGATTCACTTTCACCAAAAACGCGGGGCTGTTGGGGCCCTGCCCAATGTCACTTGCCAGTTGTTTATACACGAACCAGTCGCCGTTTGCGTTCCTCAAATTTCCGACGCAATTATTTTGACAGAGTTCAAACTGTTCGTAGAATGATATCGATCAATTACCTCCGCCTATCGTCGCACGAGATCGCAAGATCGCATCTAATACTTTTCTACTCTTGACTTAAATTAATCAACTCTTATAAACTTTTTATGAACCAGTTCACCTCCAAGTATATTCAACAGAAAGTTTAAAGttctgaaatttcatcatcatatttgaaaatttatataccgctcaagcgatcagagtgaaacttgggaaGTTAATGCCTCATTTTGGCAAAAACTGgaacgtctttttactttttcgaaatttggaaaaaaatttacagattggttaccactcacaaaaattggccaaattctcacagttgcactgaatggatcgacctatccggtatgatgccactcggcggtgatcaaacacacattttgagcccagtcccatgagatttgatggtgaaatgacgaaatggcaactGATccggttttcgattacgaagaataccgaaatctcattttggcgacatttgttaccgacattacgcgcatgtcggtaatgtatgtgtgtaatatcggtaaaaaattaccggcatgcatgaaaagtCGGTAAGAAATGTCGCCAAAaagagatttcggtgttcttcataatcgaaaaccagatcagctgccatttcgtcatttcaccatcaaatctcatgggactgggctcaaaatgtgtgtttcatcaccgccgagtggcatcataccggatagttcgatccattcagtgcaactgtaaaaatttggccaattcctgtgggtggtaaccaatctgtaaattttttttcaaaattttgaaaaagtaaaaagacgctccactttttgccaaaataaggaaTTAACTGCCCaattttcactctgatcgctagagcggtataggagttttgcatcgccgcattttcgaggtgtacaacgcttctttataagtaCCTTAACCCATCTAATATGATGGATGGATttctaaaagaaaaatgataaacacATAATCAGACCTACTTGAATATTCATGGTTCGCAAAGCTTGTTGGGAGTCGCTTACtttgtttaattaataaatttctaaCTGTCAAAATTAAATACGCACATCACTGCGCACAGGAATAAATTATAAGGGCAGGTCGGTGGTTCTGGAACAACCAACACCCGCAACAAAACAGGATTCTCTCGTCCTCTTGTCTCTGTCTGGACCAGCGGCAGCTGCATCGGTTTCAGTGGCTTAATCCGTACTTCGCCTTGCAGTCATCGCCACCCACCGCCTCACAAAGTGCAGCCGACCTCGAACAGACAGGTCGATTACACGCTGGGATTTCGAGTTAAATTTCGCCAGAATTAAGGTGCAAAATTTCCTTGTCCTCAGACAACACGTCACGCTTGCGTAATTTCGAGCAATTTTTGACAAGGGTTTGCCAACCGAACGTTGACAGAAACGAttcattcttcaaattttcgttttcagatattttcttAACTTCTTTGTATTCtcttattatcgttattttctCCGAACTTCTCGCGtctacaaattattattacctgttaatattgacaaaaaaaaagaattgaaaaaatactgtaccacaaaaatttaatctaagaattaaataataattctgagACTTTTGCAGAGATAATTTGCAGATATTTTCGGTGtagaaattcaggaaaaaaaggCAAAACCTATATATCGTGTTGAGGTAAAGTCAAGTTGAATTGTCGGTGAATAAAATTCTACTGAGGCCGAGTAATCGGGAGAATATTCTGTATTCCACAAAGCAGAAATACCGAGACGAGTTGGCACTGGCAAATTTAATTTCGCAACACGAGTTTGGAGCATGGCAGGTACGCAACTGCTCTCGTATGTAAATGCGATTGAATTGTATACGGGCAAAAGGTGTCGGCGTGTCAGCGTCAGCTCGCTGCAAGTTGAGTGTATCCGCGAATGGTTGAagcataaaaaaagtttaagataaaggtttatttaaattaaatcaaattgtataaaatccaagaaatttttacagcgCTATACTCGGTTAAACCAAAATAAAATCTtctttatgattttttattttcaaaataaataatgaatcaattacttttttctttaattaacCATTATATTCACACATTTCcacaaattgatgaaatacaaaaaaaaaaatacttttttcgtaGGAAAAAACCTGATTTCTTGCGTTTTGtgaatacgaaaaaattctttgattcGTTCGAACGTTGAATTATCGCTTCAGATTGAACGGTGGGAATTGTGAAAGCAAAAATTTGTTGCAACGACTAATTTTACTTTGAGCTTAAAAAGCGATCGCGTACCacttacgaaattttttacaaccgtGATCTCGTCCTTCGCTTTTACGCAAATAACTTCATTCCAGAGTATCGAGCTCAGCACGCGATCCTTACAGTCAATTTTTAACCTCAATTACAACGTCATAACGAAACGCATGCAGATATTCCGCGTTGTCTCTTCTCACCAAATTGGATGACGTCAAGGCTAATGCTCCGATTATTAAGACGTCGAATTCCTCCGTTGAAGTCGATGCATTtactgtataattatttattatcgtagaccatttttttttttatttttttttttttttcccttcaaaaaagtgttgaatatcttcaaaattttggttCTCTTTCACAAAATGTAAGGAACGAGTTTTTCTCGTATAAaaaacgtgtgtgtgtgtttttttttttttttcagaccaACAGATTCAgcggaaatattttcaaatttcaaagaaaaatatttttgactgAATACGTgcttaaattttcaactagTCGTATTgcggtaatgaaaaaaaaaaaaaaaaaaaactaataattcACTAAACTGTAGAGCaatgcaaaaaaatgtttattcaatttcaatgaacTTTTTCTCCGAGTTTTTGCTGGTATCTGGATTCGAAAGACGCCGATCGCACCAATCAATCAAAAGCCAACCCACTGTTAAAAATTCGAGTTCCCTAAACGCCTCCGTTCGGCATTGTCCACTGCCCAAAATTGTCCCTGAAGAATGGATGGGAATTTTGTCCGGTGATTCGGTACAAAATACGAATAGAATTAGACGACCTTGCTTCAAACCTGATCTATCCAATTTTGTATTCGAACGAGAATGTAATTGATCGGTTCGATTACGACTCGGTGAATAATCGCGAGGTGATCAACGATTAgtaacgacgatgaaaattcatttttcaaacacaaGTTGTATTTGGATCAAACAGGTTTgacttgaacaaaaaaaaaaaaaaaaaaaatcatttcaatgcaatacatttttaatttaatttgacgaaatattattttccacCAACTAAATGactattcgaaaaatttatgctccataaaagtttttaaatttttttttcagcctgaactacattgaaatatttaatttaattacactAAATGCATAATTGTTTTCAATCTACATCAACTGTTCCATAGCTTGAAAAAGATAATAATCGTGTTCAAAGATacaagtaaatgaaaaacgtcaaaaatatcaattctcAAACATTCCCGGTGAATGTCTGGACAGCTGACCGCGAAATTGGCGTtgcaattaaatttaattgcaTAAACGCACTCCTTGCGTAATTTGCTCACCTGCTAAAGTCCGGCCGTCTCTTCCGTCcactgcttaattttttttttttttttttttttttatacattcccAGTTTATTtatagctttttttttctcctttcaggTCACGGGTTATGTTTCACAAAGACAGCCGACATCTTGATTcggtttattcattttctcattctcatcATGCCAGAGAAAATAGcttaattttcttttgcactttgtttaaaaaaattcgcttCGATTAtccttgaataaaaaaaaaaaattgctctttTCTCGTAACGTAAAATTAACACCTTATATTCTAAAGTAGAGCAATAATTTCTCGTCAAATTGTACAAATGTGCTGAAATCGTGAACCGTGACACAATTTATAGGTCTGAAAAGATGGAATTTTGTAATTCGTTGTTATTTATacccga
This is a stretch of genomic DNA from Diprion similis isolate iyDipSimi1 chromosome 9, iyDipSimi1.1, whole genome shotgun sequence. It encodes these proteins:
- the LOC124410293 gene encoding cuticle protein 76-like; translation: MFKFVALAAIVAVAYGDYLRNSEHSVEVSPSLTSHPSNILRGPGNLAQVSTYSKTIETPYSTQSKSDVRISNPTVVYSHSTPYSPAPSVSHVTYNAGPVAYATAPSLGQSGAYGPSYSADHAVGSSHESTVKSLDGSHAVTHYSKAVDTAFSSVRKSDARLTNDAKILSTAYAAPGSTGHLSPVVAYSAAPDVARTTFTGLGTEYNW